The Nerophis lumbriciformis linkage group LG05, RoL_Nlum_v2.1, whole genome shotgun sequence genome contains a region encoding:
- the hspa12b gene encoding heat shock 70 kDa protein 12B isoform X1: MADSDHSGLTLTSPSLSVPCSPATSRNDCSITPLTPSPSPRAEVRPRMTCPFLVVVAIDFGTTSSGYAFSFTQDSEAIHMMKRWEGGDPGVANQKSPTCLLLTPELRFHSFGFVARDFYHDLDPDEVRHWLYFDKFKMKIHSTCDLTMETELEAVNGRRVRAIEVFAHALRFFREHAVKEVKEQSSRVIEGEEIRWVITVPAVWRQPAKQFMREAAYLAGLVSPNCPEQLLIALEPEAASIYCRKLRLHQVTDLSQQPITNGMDANGSRPFDSSFRRAREQLRRSRHSRIFMVESGTGELWSELQTGDKYIVADCGGGTVDLTVHQIEQPQGTLKELYKASGGSYGAVGVDLAFEAMLCQIFGEDFIQSFKDKRPAAWVDLTIAFEARKRTAAPGRANALNISLPFSFIDYYKRHRGHSVEAALRRSNMNIVKWSSQGMLRLTQEAMNELFQPTISNIVRHIDELMCKPEVIGVRFLFLVGGFAESLMLQRAVQKALGRTCRIIIPHDVGLTILKGAVLFGLDPTVVRVRRCPLTYGVGVLNRFVEGRHPRDKLLIKDEREWCTDILDRFVSVDQSVALGEVVRRSYTPARRGQRKIIINIYCSTTDDVTYISDLGVRKCGMMTLDLPEQASPAGASGPAGVGQVRREIRASMQFGDTEIKVTAMDVISKRSVKASIDFLSN; the protein is encoded by the exons ATGGCTGACTCGGACCACAGTGGCCTAACATTAACAA GTCCCAGCTTATCAGTGCCCTGTTCTCCGGCCACATCGAGGAATGACTGCAGCATCACGCCACTCACACCGTCACCCTCGCCG AGGGCGGAGGTCAGACCCAGGATGACTTGTCCCTTCCTGGTTGTTGTGGCGATAGACTTTGGGACAACCTCAAGCGGTTATGCTTTCAGCTTCACACAGGACTCTGAAGCCATCCACATGATGAA GCGTTGGGAGGGCGGGGACCCCGGTGTAGCCAATCAGAAGAGCCCAACGTGTCTGCTGCTGACTCCTGAATTGCGCTTCCACAGTTTCGGGTTTGTGGCGAGGGACTTTTACCATGACTTGGATCCAGACGAAGTCCGGCATTGGCTGTACTTCGATAAGTTCAAGATGAAGATCCATAGTACTTGT GATCTCACCATGGAGACTGAGCTGGAGGCCGTCAACGGTCGGAGAGTCCGAGCCATCGAAGTGTTCGCTCACGCTCTGCGGTTCTTCAGGGAGCATGCTGTGAAG GAGGTTAAGGAGCAGTCCTCGCGCGTGATAGAGGGGGAGGAGATCCGATGGGTGATCACAGTTCCCGCCGTGTGGCGACAACCTGCCAAGCAATTTATGAGAGAGGCTGCATACCTG GCCGGTCTGGTGTCCCCCAACTGTCCCGAGCAGCTCCTCATTGCTCTGGAACCAGAGGCGGCCTCCATTTACTGTCGCAAGCTCCGCCTCCACCAGGTAACCGACCTCAGCCAGCAGCCAATCACAAATGGGATGGACGCCAATGGATCGCGGCCCTTTGACTCCAGCTTCAGACGAG ccaGGGAGCAGCTGCGGCGGTCCAGACACAGCAGGATCTTCATGGTGGAGAGTGGAACCGGAGAACTGTGGTCCGAGCTCCAGACGG GTGACAAGTACATCGTAGCAGACTGCGGCGGAGGAACCGTCGACCTGACAGTGCATCAAATTGAGCAGCCTCAGGGGACACTTAAAGAACTCTACAAGGCCTCAG GCGGTTCGTATGGAGCTGTTGGCGTGGACTTGGCCTTTGAGGCCATGCTCTGCCAGATCTTTGGTGAGGACTTCATCCAGAGCTTCAAAGATAAGCGACCGGCCGCCTGGGTGGACCTCACTATCGCATTTGAGGCCAGGAAGCGGACGGCGGCCCCGGGCAGAGCCAACGCCCTCAACATCTCCCTGCCCTTCTCTTTCATCGACTACTACAAGCGGCACCGAGGGCACAGTGTGGAGGCTGCCCTGAGGAGGAGCAA CATGAACATTGTCAAGTGGTCGTCCCAGGGAATGCTGCGACTCACCCAGGAGGCCATGAACGAGCTCTTCCAGCCCACCATCTCCAACATTGTCCGACACATCG ATGAGCTGATGTGCAAGCCAGAGGTGATTGGAGTGCGTTTCCTCTTCCTGGTGGGCGGTTTTGCAGAGTCGCTCATGCTGCAGAGAGCGGTCCAAAAAGCGCTGGGACGCACCTGCCGCATCATCATCCCCCATGATGTGGGTCTGACCATCCTGAAGGGGGCTGTGCTGTTTGGGCTGGACCCCACAGTG GTGCGAGTGCGTCGATGCCCACTGACATACGGCGTTGGAGTCTTGAACCGCTTTGTGGAGGGTCGCCACCCACGGGACAAGCTCCTCATCAAGGATGAGCGGGAGTGGTGCACCGACATCCTGGACCGCTTCGTGTCCGTGGATCAGTCGGTGGCTCTGGGCGAGGTGGTGAGGAGGAGCTACACGCCGGCTCGCCGTGGCCAAAGGAAGATCATCATCAACATCTATTGCAGCACCACGGATGATGTGACGTACATCTCTGACCTGGGGGTCAGGAAATGCGGGATGATGACTTTGGACCTGCCTGAGCAGGCATCTCCAGCGGGAGCATCAGGGCCAGCAGGAGTAGGACAGGTGCGCAGGGAGATCAGGGCCAGCATGCAGTTTGGCGACACAGAAATCAAAGTCACAGCCATGGACGTCATCTCCAAACGCTCAGTCAAGGCTTCCATTGACTTCCTGTCTAACTGA
- the hspa12b gene encoding heat shock 70 kDa protein 12B isoform X2: MTCPFLVVVAIDFGTTSSGYAFSFTQDSEAIHMMKRWEGGDPGVANQKSPTCLLLTPELRFHSFGFVARDFYHDLDPDEVRHWLYFDKFKMKIHSTCDLTMETELEAVNGRRVRAIEVFAHALRFFREHAVKEVKEQSSRVIEGEEIRWVITVPAVWRQPAKQFMREAAYLAGLVSPNCPEQLLIALEPEAASIYCRKLRLHQVTDLSQQPITNGMDANGSRPFDSSFRRAREQLRRSRHSRIFMVESGTGELWSELQTGDKYIVADCGGGTVDLTVHQIEQPQGTLKELYKASGGSYGAVGVDLAFEAMLCQIFGEDFIQSFKDKRPAAWVDLTIAFEARKRTAAPGRANALNISLPFSFIDYYKRHRGHSVEAALRRSNMNIVKWSSQGMLRLTQEAMNELFQPTISNIVRHIDELMCKPEVIGVRFLFLVGGFAESLMLQRAVQKALGRTCRIIIPHDVGLTILKGAVLFGLDPTVVRVRRCPLTYGVGVLNRFVEGRHPRDKLLIKDEREWCTDILDRFVSVDQSVALGEVVRRSYTPARRGQRKIIINIYCSTTDDVTYISDLGVRKCGMMTLDLPEQASPAGASGPAGVGQVRREIRASMQFGDTEIKVTAMDVISKRSVKASIDFLSN, from the exons ATGACTTGTCCCTTCCTGGTTGTTGTGGCGATAGACTTTGGGACAACCTCAAGCGGTTATGCTTTCAGCTTCACACAGGACTCTGAAGCCATCCACATGATGAA GCGTTGGGAGGGCGGGGACCCCGGTGTAGCCAATCAGAAGAGCCCAACGTGTCTGCTGCTGACTCCTGAATTGCGCTTCCACAGTTTCGGGTTTGTGGCGAGGGACTTTTACCATGACTTGGATCCAGACGAAGTCCGGCATTGGCTGTACTTCGATAAGTTCAAGATGAAGATCCATAGTACTTGT GATCTCACCATGGAGACTGAGCTGGAGGCCGTCAACGGTCGGAGAGTCCGAGCCATCGAAGTGTTCGCTCACGCTCTGCGGTTCTTCAGGGAGCATGCTGTGAAG GAGGTTAAGGAGCAGTCCTCGCGCGTGATAGAGGGGGAGGAGATCCGATGGGTGATCACAGTTCCCGCCGTGTGGCGACAACCTGCCAAGCAATTTATGAGAGAGGCTGCATACCTG GCCGGTCTGGTGTCCCCCAACTGTCCCGAGCAGCTCCTCATTGCTCTGGAACCAGAGGCGGCCTCCATTTACTGTCGCAAGCTCCGCCTCCACCAGGTAACCGACCTCAGCCAGCAGCCAATCACAAATGGGATGGACGCCAATGGATCGCGGCCCTTTGACTCCAGCTTCAGACGAG ccaGGGAGCAGCTGCGGCGGTCCAGACACAGCAGGATCTTCATGGTGGAGAGTGGAACCGGAGAACTGTGGTCCGAGCTCCAGACGG GTGACAAGTACATCGTAGCAGACTGCGGCGGAGGAACCGTCGACCTGACAGTGCATCAAATTGAGCAGCCTCAGGGGACACTTAAAGAACTCTACAAGGCCTCAG GCGGTTCGTATGGAGCTGTTGGCGTGGACTTGGCCTTTGAGGCCATGCTCTGCCAGATCTTTGGTGAGGACTTCATCCAGAGCTTCAAAGATAAGCGACCGGCCGCCTGGGTGGACCTCACTATCGCATTTGAGGCCAGGAAGCGGACGGCGGCCCCGGGCAGAGCCAACGCCCTCAACATCTCCCTGCCCTTCTCTTTCATCGACTACTACAAGCGGCACCGAGGGCACAGTGTGGAGGCTGCCCTGAGGAGGAGCAA CATGAACATTGTCAAGTGGTCGTCCCAGGGAATGCTGCGACTCACCCAGGAGGCCATGAACGAGCTCTTCCAGCCCACCATCTCCAACATTGTCCGACACATCG ATGAGCTGATGTGCAAGCCAGAGGTGATTGGAGTGCGTTTCCTCTTCCTGGTGGGCGGTTTTGCAGAGTCGCTCATGCTGCAGAGAGCGGTCCAAAAAGCGCTGGGACGCACCTGCCGCATCATCATCCCCCATGATGTGGGTCTGACCATCCTGAAGGGGGCTGTGCTGTTTGGGCTGGACCCCACAGTG GTGCGAGTGCGTCGATGCCCACTGACATACGGCGTTGGAGTCTTGAACCGCTTTGTGGAGGGTCGCCACCCACGGGACAAGCTCCTCATCAAGGATGAGCGGGAGTGGTGCACCGACATCCTGGACCGCTTCGTGTCCGTGGATCAGTCGGTGGCTCTGGGCGAGGTGGTGAGGAGGAGCTACACGCCGGCTCGCCGTGGCCAAAGGAAGATCATCATCAACATCTATTGCAGCACCACGGATGATGTGACGTACATCTCTGACCTGGGGGTCAGGAAATGCGGGATGATGACTTTGGACCTGCCTGAGCAGGCATCTCCAGCGGGAGCATCAGGGCCAGCAGGAGTAGGACAGGTGCGCAGGGAGATCAGGGCCAGCATGCAGTTTGGCGACACAGAAATCAAAGTCACAGCCATGGACGTCATCTCCAAACGCTCAGTCAAGGCTTCCATTGACTTCCTGTCTAACTGA
- the cct7 gene encoding T-complex protein 1 subunit eta — MMPTPVILLKEGTDSSQGIPQLISNINACQVISESVRTTLGPRGMDKLIVDNRGKATISNDGATILKLLDVVHPAAKTLVDIARSQDAEVGDGTTSVTLLAAEFLKQLKPYVEEGLHPQTIIRAFRTATGLAVNKIKEIAVPVKKNDKQEQRQLLEKCAATALNSKLIAGQKDFFSKMVVDAVMSLDELLSLKMIGIKKVQGGGLEDSQLISGVAFKKTFSYAGFEMQPKRYEKPRIALLNVELELKAEKDNAEVRVKSVEDYQAIVNAEWNILYDKLEKIYQSGAKVVLSKLPIGDVATQYFADRDLFCAGRVQEEDLKRTMMACGGSIQTSVSNMTDDVLGLCELFEEVQVGGERYNFFKGCPKTTTCTIILRGGAEQFTEETERSLHDAIMIVRRALKNDSVVAGGGAVEMELSKYLRDYSRTIPGKQQLLIGAYAKALEIIPRQLCDNAGFDATNILNKLRAKHAQGGMWYGVDINNEDIADNFNASVWEPSVVRINALTAASEAACLILSVDETIKNPRSSMDGPPGGAGRGRGRGRPHAH, encoded by the exons CCCACACCCGTTATCCTGCTGAAGGAAGGGACAGACTCGTCCCAGGGAATCCCTCagctcatcagcaacatcaaTGCCTGCCAG GTCATTTCTGAGTCAGTCAGGACCACCCTTGGACCCAGAGGGATGGACAAACTGATTGTGGACAACAGAG GTAAGGCCACCATCTCCAACGATGGAGCCACCATCCTGAAGCTGCTGGATGTGGTTCACCCTGCAGCCAAGACCCTAGTGGACATCGCCCGGTCACAGGACGCCGAG GTCGGCGATGGCACCACTTCAGTCACTCTCCTCGCTGCAGAGTTCCTGAAGCAGTTAAAACCGTACGTGGAAGAGGGTCTCCACCCTCAGACCATCATCCGAGCGTTCCGCACAGCCACCGGCCTGGCGGTCAACAAGATCAAGGAAATCGCTGTACCTGTGAAGAAAAACGACAAACA GGAGCAAAGGCAGCTTTTGGAAAAGTGCGCGGCCACGGCGCTCAACTCCAAGCTGATTGCCGGCCAAAAGGATTTTTTCTCCAAGATGGTGGTGGATGCTGTCATGTCTCTGGATGAGCTGCTGTCGCTCAAGATGATTGGCATCAAGAAGGTCCAGGGAGGAGGCTTGGAG GATTCTCAGTTGATTTCTGGAGTTGCCTTCAAGAAGACTTTCTCTTATGCGGGCTTTGAGATGCAGCCCAAGCGTTATGAGAAGCCAAGGATTGCATTGCTTAATGTGGAGCTGGAGCTGAAGGCCGAGAAGGACAACGCTGAGGTTCGAGTGAAATCTGTGGAG GACTACCAAGCCATCGTGAATGCAGAGTGGAACATCCTTTACGACAAGCTGGAGAAGATCTACCAATCAGGAGCCAAAGTGGTCCTGTCCAAATTACCCATTGGAGATGTGGCCACTCAGTACTTTGCTGACAGAGACTTGTTTTGTGCTGGAAGGGTCCAAGAGGAAGACCTGAAGAGGACCATGATG GCTTGTGGGGGCTCCATCCAGACATCAGTAAGTAACATGACAGATGATGTCCTGGGCCTGTGTGAGCTCTTTGAGGAGGTGCAAGTGGGAGGAGAAAG GTATAACTTCTTCAAGGGATGTCCCAAGACTACGACGTGCACCATCATCCTGAGGGGCGGAGCAGAACAGTTCACAGAGGAGACGGAGAGATCGCTGCATGACGCCATCATGATTGTGCGCAGAGCCCTCAAG AATGACTCTGTTGTGGCAGGAGGCGGGGCTGTGGAGATGGAGCTGTCCAAGTACCTGAGGGATTATTCCAGAACCATTCCAGGCAAGCAGCAGCTTTTGATAGGTGCCTACGCCAAGGCCCTGGAGATCATCCCACGTCAGCTGTGTGACAACGCCGGCTTCGACGCCACCAACATCCTCAACAAGCTGCGTGCTAAACATGCCCAG GGCGGCATGTGGTACGGAGTGGACATCAACAACGAGGACATCGCAGACAACTTTAACGCCAGCGTGTGGGAGCCGTCAGTTGTTCGCATCAACGCGCTGACCGCAGCCTCGGAGGCGGCTTGCCTCATCCTGTCAGTCGACGAGACCATCAAGAACCCACGCAGCAGTATGGACGGACCACCAGGCGGCGCTGGAAGGGGCAGAGGCCGCGGTAGACCCCATGCGCATTAA